GTTGATTTGTGGAAAGTTGTGATTTGTGAAGTCTGCTTATGTTTTACTTGTGGGATTTAGATGTAACTTGGACATGTTCTACTGTTTGAAAATATGATGCTTGAAGGGATGGAGTTAAAGAGCATTATGTCTGGTTAATATAGCTTGATTAAAACAAGTTTGCTTTATCTGTTTAGGATGTCTGGTTGTGTGTTTTGAATCCTATGCCTGCAAATTGTGATGTGTAAAGAAAGTGATCAGCTTTCACATCATGCTTAAGTCACACGTGTTGCATTCCAAGGGGAACGGgaggtttttttcttttcgaaaaACTAGAAATGATAAACATTTGGAGGATGATATTTCGTTCCTCAATAGGTTAACTAAACACTGGTTAGCTTGCATATGAATTTAGTCTGCAGGCTGTTTAGTGAGGGTTGTATTGAGCTGATTGAAGTGAATTCGAAAGGCCAAATCATATGATTATGCTCTATCTTGAAGTGAATATCAAGCCTTAAAATGTACGAAATCGTTCATGCAAAACTTGATCTTGTTTGTGTCTTGAGGTGACATAACTTTTGGGGTCATAATGGCTATAGATGTTTGTTGTACAAGGTTCATACAGATGAGTTGAAAGTGCCCGTGAATTTAGGATTTGAGAAGTGCTTTACTGACTGACTTGTGCCCTTTTTTTTCAGGTCCTCTGCACTAATTCCTATGGAGCTTGTAAATGATGGAACAGAATCATCAAATGGTGTTGATGAAGCTGAAATTACTAATTCTCCACTTATTCCTGGCCTTCCAGATGATATTTCTCTTGTGTGCCTGGCAAGAGTTCCTAGAAGATATCATCCAGTCCTGAAGTGTGTCTCAAAAAGATGGGGGGGTTTAGTTTGCAGTGAAGAGTGGGTTTATTATCGCAAAAAGCATAAACTTGATGAAACCTGGATCTATGCTTTGTGCAGGGACACATTAGATAAACTTTTATGTTTTGTTCTGGATCCAACCTCCTCAAGAAAATGTTGGAAGCTCATTCGTGGGCTTCCACCTCGCACTATGAAAAGAAAAGGCATAGGTTTTGAAGCTTTGGGAAATAAGCTTTTCTTATTAGGTGGCTGTGGCTGGTCTGAAGGTGTTATTGATGAGGTTTACTCATACAATGCTTCCTTGAACTCTTGGGTTGAAGCTACTTCCTTGTCAACTGCTAGGTAAATATTCTCATGTTTATCACTTTGGAAAGCTAAGTTAGTCATGTTGTTGTTACTATCTATTTTGTTTGTCAATTTTCATTGTCTATGTTCTGCTACTAAAAACTGAAATCACATAATGTCTTCATCTATCTTAATTTTAACCCCTACTGCAATGTAGAAGTCACTGTTTTCTTTTGCAAAAACTTTTAGGTGCTTCTTTGCTTGTGAAGTTTTGGATGAAAAACTGTATGCCATTGGTGGCATAGGTCAAAATTCAAGTGATTCTTGGGATACTTTTGACCCTTGCACAAATGGTTGGACATCTCGCAGAGATCCTAATATTATTCCTGAAGTTGAAGATTCAGTAGTTATGGATGGGAAGATATACATCCGATGTGGCAAATATCCTGTAACTCCTCATGTGTATCTTGTGTATGAACCATCAAGCGATACATGGCAGCATGCAGATGCTGACATGGTTTCAGGATGGAGAGGTCCTGCAGCTGTTGTAGAGGGCGTCCTTTTTGTTTTGGATCAGCGTTCGGGTAGTCGGTTAATGATGTGGCATAAAGAGAGACGCGAGTGGATACCTGTTGGAAAGTTGTCACCATTGCTTACAAGACCACCCTGCCAGCTTGCTGCAGTTGGTAAAAGTATTTTTGTTGTTGGGAAAGGGCTTAGCACTGTGGTTGTTGATGTTGGTGATTTGGGGGATGTGGGACGGGTAATGACGGGTTCGTCTATACCCAAATTAGATTCTGATTACGATGTAATTAGTTGTAAATGTTTGGCAATCTGAATAGTAAATTGCTTCTGATGTTGTATTATTGTGTTGTTCTACATGTacaaatattgcaaaattcttTCTTTTGTACACTGGTGGTATTAGGGTTTGAACTTGCTCTGTTGGACTCCATTATACTTATTTTGTACATTGCTACCCAAAAATATAAATCTCAACATTTTCTTAAGCTGTGCCAGAAAAGTTTCATGTCAGTACTAACGTTCTTTCTCCTGTGCTACTAGGCAATTGCATTTATGCCCAACTTTAATATTCTTCAAGATCATTTGATAAGCCACTTTGAATAGGTTAGCCATGGCATGATGGCAGCCTATCATTTCCTGTTATTTCTCTTGGTTCAATATGAATAACTAAGTCTATTTGACTATTTCTATAATTTTGTCCATGCTTTCAATGTTGCGATATGAAGCATAAACTCTATCTTCAAATTAAAGTTGGATATTTTCACCTTCCCCATTTTGTTCAATGTTCACATACAGCAACAATTAATGAGCAGATTGCAAGCATGAATAGAAGGAAGGAGGATATTTTTAGTATTTGTTAAATCTCTAATACTTCTGATTCGTATGAAACATATCCTTGTTTCAAGGACAATAAAGCAACACATTCCTTTTGCACATGGAAATAGTTAATAAGAAGATTGCAAAAAATACAAACAAGGAAAGGAGAGAATTTCAATTCTAAGATGAAATTGGTCACTACAAGCAGGAAGGGGGAATCTGTTGGCCATAAGAAGCACCATTGACATTATTACATGAATTGCTTATTCCTCCTTTGCCACCAGATCTCGTCAAACGAATGCTCTCCGTTGTTATGTTTTGGCATGGCTTATTCCTACTACACTTAAAATTGGCTGCAATTTCAGTCATGCTGCTTCCTCTAATATTTGTATACTTCACATTGCTGATCTGTACATTTGAAACAACCTACAACAAAATTATTGGCAGTTTTTTTCAGAACACCGACGTCATATTTGGATCAGCTTGTACAATATATAAAATCTCTTCCACCTAATTAAAGAAACAAATCAAATTCTTCATTACAAAAGATTAGTgtccttccaaaaaaaaaattgtgatacTTTCCCTCTTAACAAATAAACTAATTATAGCGTGTTTGGTTATGTAGTTGGAAATTCCACAATCAATTCTAGGGAAAAATCACATTGTGTAACTTTTGAGTTGTCCTGTTTTGAATTGTGTGTCGATCgtcaatccaaacatgctattaagtGCACGAAAAACGACAAATCGGGCCAATAATTCAAAATAATGTGAAGATGTACAAACCTGGGTTTTGCAAGGAGGATATGGACAATATTCTTGATCAATGATAATGGGATTCTCCACATTATCCATGACAATATCTTCATAGACAAAATTAGAGGCCTTCAAAGTTTTGCTCAAAGAAGAAGCCCATGTTTTGATTCTAAGACCATTATCAGTACCACTGAAGGTGCAATTCTTCACAACAATGTCTTCTACATCTTTTTCCCCGTCATTCTTACCAAGGCTTCCCACACTGATTCCATGACCAGGGCCACAAAACACATCCATAATCCGAACCTTCTTCGCGCCGGAGATAAGAGCAATGCAGTCATCACCGGTGCCGATGTTCACACTTGTGATG
This portion of the Lotus japonicus ecotype B-129 chromosome 3, LjGifu_v1.2 genome encodes:
- the LOC130746107 gene encoding F-box/kelch-repeat protein SKIP4, with translation MELVNDGTESSNGVDEAEITNSPLIPGLPDDISLVCLARVPRRYHPVLKCVSKRWGGLVCSEEWVYYRKKHKLDETWIYALCRDTLDKLLCFVLDPTSSRKCWKLIRGLPPRTMKRKGIGFEALGNKLFLLGGCGWSEGVIDEVYSYNASLNSWVEATSLSTARCFFACEVLDEKLYAIGGIGQNSSDSWDTFDPCTNGWTSRRDPNIIPEVEDSVVMDGKIYIRCGKYPVTPHVYLVYEPSSDTWQHADADMVSGWRGPAAVVEGVLFVLDQRSGSRLMMWHKERREWIPVGKLSPLLTRPPCQLAAVGKSIFVVGKGLSTVVVDVGDLGDVGRVMTGSSIPKLDSDYDVISCKCLAI